A stretch of the Calditrichota bacterium genome encodes the following:
- a CDS encoding sigma-70 family RNA polymerase sigma factor, producing MTDAALLEKIRAGDEEAFREVVKKYEPRVAAIVIRMLGNSPEADDVGQETFIRFFNAANQFRGDASIATYLTRIAMNLSLNELKRKKRRSFFSLSHGDEEFDVPYQDRSGEISEAKELVEKALSKLEAKFRAVVVLRLIEGYSTTETSEILGLPTGTVLSRLARGQKKLKQIIEHYLGETL from the coding sequence TTGACCGATGCTGCTTTGCTGGAAAAAATTCGTGCCGGTGATGAAGAAGCTTTCCGCGAGGTGGTCAAAAAATACGAGCCGCGCGTGGCAGCGATAGTGATTCGTATGCTCGGAAACAGTCCGGAAGCAGACGATGTCGGACAGGAGACGTTCATTCGATTTTTCAATGCTGCAAATCAATTCCGCGGCGATGCCTCCATTGCGACGTACCTGACGCGGATCGCCATGAATCTGTCCCTCAACGAATTGAAACGAAAAAAGCGGAGGTCATTTTTTTCACTGAGCCACGGTGACGAGGAATTTGATGTTCCTTATCAGGATCGATCCGGCGAAATCAGTGAAGCAAAGGAATTAGTGGAAAAAGCATTGAGTAAATTAGAAGCAAAATTTCGGGCAGTCGTTGTGCTACGTCTGATTGAAGGATATTCCACGACAGAAACGTCTGAAATATTAGGTTTGCCCACAGGTACGGTTCTTTCCCGGTTAGCGAGAGGCCAGAAAAAATTAAAACAAATAATTGAGCACTACTTGGGAGAGACGTTATGA
- a CDS encoding DUF2202 domain-containing protein, with product MMLIFSALIFAQCSDDANPAAPVATDSQSNSADFVASIEDYPLEDVSEAESEGLAFMREEEKLARDVYITLYEQWGMRVFTNISRSEQMHTDAIATLLERYNLQDPVVTDSVGVFTNTDLKALYDQLIEMGNQSLIDALKVGAAIEEIDILDLKKQLDDVVDNQDIAYVYENLMRGSRNHLRAFTRNLGNQGVDYTPQYLDQETYDAIVNSPMERGNN from the coding sequence ATGATGCTGATCTTCAGCGCGCTGATTTTTGCACAATGTTCAGATGATGCGAATCCGGCTGCGCCGGTAGCAACGGATAGTCAATCTAATAGCGCTGATTTTGTTGCCTCGATTGAGGATTATCCTTTGGAAGATGTCAGCGAAGCTGAATCTGAAGGTTTGGCATTTATGCGCGAAGAAGAAAAATTAGCGCGCGATGTGTATATTACTCTCTACGAACAATGGGGGATGCGTGTTTTTACCAACATCTCCAGAAGCGAACAAATGCACACTGACGCAATTGCTACTTTGTTAGAGCGTTATAATTTGCAGGATCCGGTTGTTACCGATTCGGTTGGCGTTTTCACAAACACGGATTTGAAAGCGCTGTATGACCAGCTCATTGAGATGGGAAATCAATCACTGATCGATGCGCTCAAGGTTGGTGCTGCTATTGAAGAAATTGACATTCTGGATTTGAAGAAACAACTTGACGATGTGGTCGATAATCAGGATATCGCTTATGTTTACGAAAATCTGATGCGAGGTTCGCGAAATCACTTGCGCGCGTTTACCAGAAATCTGGGAAATCAGGGTGTAGATTACACGCCCCAGTATCTTGACCAGGAAACTTATGACGCGATTGTGAATTCTCCGATGGAACGAGGGAATAATTAA
- the purQ gene encoding phosphoribosylformylglycinamidine synthase subunit PurQ: MKKTKTIVIRTAGSNCDYETVHAFRSVGAEVNLVHINQIVNQKVSLRDYHILAIPGGFTYGDDIAAGKILANEFKFKIKKQMSQFVDEGKLILGICNGFQVLVKAGLLPDVDLENDVQQVTLTHNDSGKFEDRWIYLQPASEKCVFTRGMSESVYFPIAHGEGKFIPRNAEVLERLKQNDQIVFRYIAPNGSKADYPWNPNGSIDDIAGICDPSGRIFGLMPHPERHFHPTQHPRWTREGLKKEADGEKIFLNAVEYIRENF, from the coding sequence ATGAAAAAGACAAAAACAATTGTCATCCGTACCGCAGGTTCCAACTGCGACTACGAAACAGTTCACGCTTTTCGTAGCGTCGGCGCGGAAGTGAATCTGGTGCACATTAATCAAATTGTAAACCAAAAAGTATCTTTACGGGACTATCATATTTTGGCAATTCCCGGCGGTTTCACCTACGGCGATGACATCGCAGCAGGAAAAATTCTGGCCAATGAATTCAAATTCAAAATCAAAAAACAGATGAGCCAATTTGTTGATGAGGGGAAACTTATTCTCGGCATTTGCAACGGATTTCAGGTGCTGGTAAAAGCCGGACTTTTGCCGGATGTTGATCTGGAAAATGACGTGCAGCAAGTCACGCTGACACACAACGACTCCGGGAAATTCGAAGATCGCTGGATTTATTTGCAACCCGCCAGCGAAAAATGCGTTTTTACCAGAGGAATGAGCGAGTCGGTCTATTTCCCGATCGCCCACGGTGAAGGCAAATTTATCCCGCGAAATGCAGAAGTACTGGAACGGCTGAAACAGAACGACCAGATCGTTTTTCGCTACATTGCGCCGAACGGTTCCAAAGCGGACTATCCCTGGAATCCCAACGGCTCGATCGACGACATCGCCGGCATTTGCGACCCCAGCGGCAGAATTTTCGGACTCATGCCCCATCCGGAGCGCCATTTTCATCCCACGCAGCATCCGCGTTGGACAAGAGAAGGTCTGAAAAAAGAAGCTGACGGGGAAAAAATTTTTCTGAATGCCGTGGAATATATCAGAGAAAATTTCTAA
- the purL gene encoding phosphoribosylformylglycinamidine synthase subunit PurL: MNSFIQSVEKKRTPLVTKIEVGIKPQFTDVNGENIRANMKNLEITNVASVRSFEIYYLLGELSDSQINKICKSLLTDQITQHFAVNAPLHAAANNVWEAEITYTVGVMDPVEESTLKGIRDLGINTVSRVKTAKKYHIEGSLSENEKNIILEKILMNKLIQHVVLPNEEIFAPSPPYHFQRKEIQLLDASDVELEQISTEGQLFLNLIEMKTIQAYFRQMDRNPTDVELETLAQTWSEHCVHKTFRGKIEFNGQIIDNLLKSTVMRVTRELDKPWCISVFKDNSGVIEFDDEHDVCFKVETHNHPSALEPYGGANTGIGGVIRDPLGTGLGAKPIANTDIFCFAPPDFPREKLPPGTLHPKRIFSGVHAGVRDYGNRMGIPTVNGSIFFDERYVGNPLVFCGNVGIMPKNSTEKKVKPGDLIIVVGGKTGRDGIHGATFSSGELTTESETVSSGAVQIGNPITEKKMVDTLLQARDRKLYTAITDCGAGGLSSAVGEICEEHGATVDLEKVPLKYEGLSYTEIWISEAQERMVIIVPPENEREILEIFSAENVEATVIGKVTDTHRLQLRYQGHEVADLEMQFLHHGVPQITRKAVWQKPDICEPQFSQPENPGKILKQILSAWNVCSKEWVIRQYDHEVQGGSVLKPLVGIENDGPGDAAVLRPVLDSMRGIVISNGANPKYGLIAPYAMAAAAIDEAIRQIIAVGGSLERIALLDNFCWGNTDKPDRLGSLVLAAKACYDVAKIYGTPFVSGKDSLNNEYQVGDTSISIPPTLLISAIGIMDDVTKTISMDLKEAGNLIYVIGDTRDELGGSHYLEMLGLQSGNVPAVDAAEAKKIFTAISNATNQRLLRSCHDCSEGGIGVALAEMCFAGGLGAKIDLAKIPSSDHLTRDDKLLFSESNSRFVAEITPENEETVEQILQNVPHTQIGIVSSESHLQATGLNGKIILDENINELKEAWQKPLRW, from the coding sequence ATGAACTCATTCATCCAATCTGTCGAAAAAAAGAGGACTCCGTTGGTTACGAAAATTGAAGTTGGCATTAAGCCACAATTTACCGATGTGAATGGCGAAAATATTCGCGCCAATATGAAAAATCTCGAAATCACAAATGTCGCTTCAGTGAGAAGCTTTGAGATTTATTACCTGCTCGGAGAGTTGTCCGATTCACAAATCAACAAAATATGCAAGTCGCTCTTGACCGACCAAATCACGCAACACTTCGCCGTCAATGCGCCGCTTCACGCCGCCGCAAATAATGTCTGGGAGGCGGAAATCACGTACACCGTCGGCGTGATGGACCCGGTCGAGGAAAGCACGCTCAAAGGCATTCGCGACCTGGGCATCAATACGGTGTCACGCGTTAAAACAGCAAAAAAGTATCACATCGAAGGCTCTCTCTCTGAAAATGAGAAAAATATCATTCTCGAAAAAATTCTAATGAACAAACTCATCCAACACGTCGTGCTGCCAAACGAAGAAATTTTTGCGCCGTCTCCTCCCTATCATTTTCAGCGCAAAGAAATTCAATTGCTGGACGCCTCAGACGTTGAATTGGAGCAAATCAGCACAGAAGGCCAGCTTTTTCTCAATTTGATTGAAATGAAAACGATCCAAGCCTATTTTCGACAAATGGACAGAAATCCCACTGACGTGGAACTGGAAACGCTGGCGCAGACCTGGTCTGAACATTGCGTGCACAAAACTTTTCGCGGGAAAATCGAATTTAACGGTCAAATAATCGACAACCTGCTCAAATCCACGGTCATGCGCGTGACCCGGGAACTGGACAAACCGTGGTGCATTTCCGTTTTCAAGGACAATTCCGGCGTGATTGAATTTGACGACGAACACGATGTTTGCTTCAAAGTGGAAACGCACAATCATCCGTCCGCGCTGGAGCCGTACGGTGGCGCCAATACCGGCATCGGCGGCGTGATTCGCGATCCGCTCGGCACCGGTCTCGGCGCCAAGCCCATCGCCAACACAGATATTTTTTGTTTTGCTCCGCCAGATTTTCCCAGAGAAAAACTGCCGCCGGGAACGCTACACCCCAAGCGAATTTTTAGCGGCGTGCACGCCGGCGTTCGGGATTACGGCAATCGCATGGGCATTCCCACTGTCAATGGCTCGATTTTTTTTGATGAGCGTTACGTGGGCAATCCGCTTGTTTTTTGCGGAAATGTGGGCATCATGCCCAAAAATTCCACTGAGAAAAAAGTGAAGCCAGGCGACCTGATCATCGTCGTTGGCGGCAAAACAGGGCGCGACGGGATTCATGGCGCGACTTTTTCATCGGGCGAACTCACCACTGAATCGGAAACTGTTTCCAGCGGCGCCGTGCAAATCGGCAATCCGATCACTGAAAAAAAAATGGTCGATACTTTGCTGCAAGCGCGGGACCGAAAACTGTACACTGCAATCACCGATTGCGGCGCCGGAGGCTTGTCCTCGGCCGTGGGAGAAATTTGTGAGGAACACGGCGCTACAGTTGACCTTGAAAAAGTGCCGCTCAAATACGAAGGTTTGAGCTACACCGAAATCTGGATTTCCGAAGCGCAGGAGCGCATGGTAATTATCGTTCCGCCGGAAAACGAGCGGGAAATTCTGGAAATTTTTTCCGCGGAAAATGTGGAAGCCACCGTCATCGGCAAAGTGACTGACACCCACAGGCTGCAACTGCGCTATCAGGGGCACGAAGTGGCCGACCTGGAGATGCAATTTTTGCACCACGGCGTTCCGCAAATCACACGCAAAGCAGTGTGGCAAAAGCCTGACATTTGCGAACCCCAATTTTCTCAACCAGAAAATCCGGGAAAAATTTTAAAGCAAATTCTTTCAGCGTGGAACGTGTGCAGCAAGGAATGGGTGATTCGCCAGTACGACCATGAAGTGCAGGGCGGCAGCGTGCTCAAGCCGCTCGTCGGCATCGAGAATGACGGCCCTGGCGACGCCGCTGTCCTCAGACCTGTGCTGGATTCCATGCGCGGCATCGTCATTTCCAACGGCGCAAATCCCAAATACGGACTCATCGCTCCCTACGCCATGGCAGCCGCCGCCATCGACGAAGCGATCAGACAAATCATCGCTGTAGGCGGGTCACTGGAAAGAATTGCGCTGCTGGATAATTTTTGCTGGGGAAACACGGACAAGCCGGATCGGCTTGGCAGTCTCGTGCTCGCGGCAAAGGCGTGCTACGATGTCGCGAAAATTTATGGCACGCCCTTTGTTTCCGGGAAAGACAGTCTGAACAACGAGTATCAGGTCGGAGATACCTCTATTTCTATTCCGCCGACGCTGCTCATCTCTGCCATTGGCATCATGGACGACGTCACGAAAACTATTTCCATGGATTTGAAAGAGGCCGGAAATTTGATTTACGTCATCGGCGACACCAGAGATGAATTGGGCGGTTCGCATTATTTAGAAATGTTGGGTCTGCAAAGCGGAAATGTCCCGGCGGTTGATGCTGCCGAAGCAAAGAAAATTTTTACGGCAATAAGCAATGCGACGAATCAAAGGTTGCTGCGTTCATGCCACGACTGTTCCGAAGGCGGCATCGGCGTGGCGCTTGCGGAAATGTGTTTCGCCGGCGGGCTGGGCGCGAAAATTGATCTGGCAAAAATACCCAGCTCTGACCATTTGACCCGAGACGACAAATTGCTTTTCTCCGAATCTAACAGCCGCTTTGTCGCAGAAATTACGCCGGAAAACGAGGAAACAGTTGAACAAATTTTGCAAAATGTCCCCCACACCCAAATTGGCATTGTGTCATCAGAAAGCCACTTGCAGGCAACGGGCTTGAACGGCAAAATCATTCTCGACGAAAACATTAATGAATTGAAAGAAGCCTGGCAAAAGCCACTGCGCTGGTGA
- a CDS encoding cold shock domain-containing protein, whose translation MQYGYVKMWDSNRGFGFIVTEDDDELFVHVSGLDITVKDKRLRENQRVAFDVKSDMKGDRAVNVRIVG comes from the coding sequence ATGCAATACGGCTACGTAAAAATGTGGGATTCAAATCGCGGTTTTGGTTTTATTGTCACTGAAGACGACGACGAACTGTTCGTGCATGTCAGCGGTCTGGACATCACGGTGAAAGACAAACGCTTGCGCGAAAATCAACGCGTGGCTTTTGACGTCAAATCAGACATGAAAGGCGACCGGGCGGTGAATGTCCGCATCGTCGGATAG
- a CDS encoding methionyl-tRNA formyltransferase produces MCSKSKLKIILMGGNLIGCKILRYLFRMKNVSIPLVVSQWSDNGAVLEPNGWNASLTRVALAKGLRVIQPISPHSSEFLQDIHSMERPDLIITAEYNHFLDPSLLALPKIGTINVHFSKLPRHRGDLPFVWSVFEDDEAGVTIHWVDEKIHAGDIIAQDTTPISKEDTSFTIYNRLTQMGIKLFNKYFPKIISGTAPRIRQNHNKATFHAAGYPNQCLINWSEPAEKIRRLIHALDFPDVRPATTFVYLGQYPIEIVAPAWTIAENSKKVLEPGEIVSMSKDGVKTQTGDGQLYFKHIVFSSRNKPARAEKIIRLLELDTGGKFTSFNQLKNSNKLNLVYSDYYKFSRVEQRPAS; encoded by the coding sequence ATGTGCTCAAAATCCAAGCTCAAAATAATTTTAATGGGAGGAAACTTAATCGGCTGTAAAATTTTGCGCTATTTATTTCGCATGAAAAACGTCAGTATCCCTTTGGTCGTTAGCCAATGGAGCGATAACGGTGCGGTACTGGAACCCAATGGTTGGAATGCTTCCCTCACGCGCGTCGCTCTTGCCAAGGGACTGCGGGTTATTCAACCAATTTCACCGCATAGTTCGGAATTTTTACAAGACATTCACAGCATGGAAAGACCTGACCTCATCATCACTGCTGAATACAATCATTTTCTGGACCCGTCCCTGCTGGCGCTTCCTAAAATCGGGACGATAAACGTTCATTTTTCAAAATTGCCGCGTCATCGCGGAGATTTACCTTTCGTCTGGTCGGTGTTCGAAGACGACGAAGCCGGCGTCACCATTCACTGGGTCGATGAAAAAATTCATGCCGGAGACATTATTGCCCAAGACACGACTCCCATCAGCAAAGAAGATACTTCATTTACTATTTATAATCGCCTTACACAAATGGGCATCAAGCTATTCAATAAGTATTTTCCAAAAATTATTTCGGGAACAGCTCCTCGTATCCGACAAAATCACAATAAAGCTACTTTCCACGCGGCAGGTTATCCGAATCAATGCTTAATTAATTGGTCCGAGCCCGCTGAAAAAATCAGGCGTCTCATTCATGCATTAGATTTCCCCGACGTCCGGCCGGCCACGACCTTTGTTTATCTTGGCCAATATCCCATTGAAATTGTGGCGCCAGCCTGGACAATTGCAGAAAACTCAAAAAAAGTCCTTGAACCCGGCGAAATCGTCAGTATGTCGAAAGACGGCGTAAAGACACAAACAGGCGACGGACAGCTTTATTTTAAGCATATTGTATTTAGTTCAAGAAACAAGCCGGCTCGGGCGGAAAAAATAATTAGGCTTCTGGAACTTGACACCGGTGGGAAATTTACTTCATTCAACCAATTAAAAAACAGCAACAAACTAAATTTGGTCTATTCTGACTATTATAAATTTTCCAGAGTAGAGCAAAGACCAGCAAGTTAA
- the fusA gene encoding elongation factor G gives MKEYSIDKIRNVVFVSHGDTGKTTLAEAMLFSAGETNRFGSVEDGTTTSDYSNDEIERKISISTSLMHLEWKSHKINLLDTPGYFDFIGEVKCGVRPADLAVVLLNGVAGVEVGADIAWEILDEYGTARIFFINHMDKEHANFDNVLKDVRDAYGNGVVALNFPVNQGEQFDSVIDVLRMKKITFAADESGKYTVDDIPDDLKEKAQQLRTEFIEKVAECDDEILEKYFESGELTPEDIVNGIKIGLMKKTIFPLLCGAAKKNVGVHLLSDFIAEYGLSPADLSPYVAEENGEEIKIEADAAADFSGFAFKTLSEMHVGELSLVRVYSGALKQGDEVLNSTRGNSEKIGQIYSLNGKTRKEIGVLTAGDIGALVKLKGTHTNDSLCSKKRKIKFKQIEFPTPVTEVAVKPKSKGDEDKISSGLQTLNEIDPSFKVRIDSELHQTVISGQGEVHLAVILQRLKERYGVDVERKKPKIPYRETITTKADEKYRHKKQSGGAGQFAEVWMRIEPLERGQGFEFASKVVGGAISSVFIPSIEKGVRQVLIEGAVAGYKIVDVKAIVYDGKEHPVDSKDIAFQIAGREVFKMAVKNAKPILLEPIYTVEVKCPEENMGDIMGDISTRRGKILGMESAGRLQVVKALIPLAELHDYSTALRSMTQGRAKYSREFSHYDPVPKDVEAKVIAESQQEEE, from the coding sequence GTGAAAGAGTATTCAATTGACAAGATTCGTAACGTTGTATTTGTGTCACACGGAGATACTGGCAAGACGACTCTCGCTGAAGCGATGCTGTTTTCTGCGGGAGAGACAAATCGTTTTGGTAGTGTGGAAGACGGAACTACTACATCCGATTATAGCAATGATGAGATAGAGCGAAAGATTTCTATTTCAACATCTCTAATGCATCTTGAGTGGAAAAGTCATAAAATCAACTTGCTGGATACGCCCGGCTATTTTGATTTTATCGGTGAAGTTAAATGCGGCGTTCGGCCGGCTGATCTGGCGGTCGTGTTGCTGAATGGCGTGGCCGGCGTCGAAGTTGGCGCTGATATTGCATGGGAAATTTTGGATGAATACGGAACGGCGAGAATATTTTTCATAAATCATATGGATAAGGAACATGCAAATTTTGATAATGTTCTCAAAGATGTGCGTGACGCTTATGGTAATGGTGTTGTGGCGCTAAATTTTCCCGTCAACCAGGGCGAGCAATTTGACAGCGTGATAGACGTATTGCGAATGAAAAAAATTACTTTTGCGGCCGACGAAAGCGGCAAATATACCGTTGACGATATTCCCGACGATTTAAAAGAAAAAGCTCAGCAATTGCGAACCGAATTTATCGAAAAGGTGGCTGAATGTGATGATGAGATTTTGGAAAAATATTTTGAAAGCGGGGAATTGACGCCGGAAGATATTGTCAACGGAATTAAGATCGGGTTGATGAAAAAAACGATATTTCCCTTGTTGTGCGGCGCGGCGAAAAAGAATGTGGGCGTCCATCTGTTGTCGGATTTCATCGCGGAATACGGACTTTCGCCGGCGGATTTGTCTCCGTACGTCGCAGAAGAAAACGGCGAAGAAATAAAAATCGAGGCAGATGCAGCGGCGGACTTTTCCGGATTTGCATTCAAAACGTTGTCGGAAATGCATGTGGGAGAGCTGTCTCTGGTGCGCGTCTATTCGGGCGCTTTAAAACAGGGCGATGAAGTATTAAATTCGACACGGGGGAATTCAGAAAAGATAGGTCAAATTTACTCATTGAACGGCAAGACTCGAAAGGAGATTGGCGTCCTCACGGCCGGCGATATTGGCGCACTGGTGAAATTAAAAGGGACACACACCAACGATAGCCTGTGCAGCAAAAAACGGAAAATTAAATTTAAACAAATTGAGTTTCCGACGCCGGTAACTGAAGTGGCGGTAAAGCCGAAAAGTAAAGGCGATGAAGATAAAATATCCAGCGGTTTGCAGACGCTGAATGAAATCGATCCCAGCTTCAAGGTGAGAATAGATTCGGAGTTGCATCAGACGGTCATTTCCGGCCAGGGAGAAGTGCATTTAGCGGTTATTTTGCAGCGTTTGAAAGAGCGCTATGGTGTGGATGTGGAGCGCAAAAAACCGAAAATTCCTTATCGCGAGACGATTACGACCAAGGCCGACGAAAAATATCGCCACAAAAAACAGTCCGGCGGCGCAGGGCAGTTTGCCGAAGTCTGGATGCGCATCGAGCCGTTGGAACGCGGGCAGGGCTTTGAATTCGCCAGCAAGGTCGTCGGTGGCGCGATTTCTTCGGTTTTCATCCCTTCCATCGAAAAAGGCGTGCGGCAGGTTTTGATCGAAGGCGCGGTCGCCGGTTACAAAATTGTTGACGTGAAGGCGATTGTTTACGACGGCAAAGAGCATCCGGTGGATTCTAAAGACATCGCTTTCCAGATCGCCGGTCGTGAGGTTTTCAAAATGGCGGTGAAAAATGCCAAGCCGATTTTGCTTGAACCAATTTACACCGTTGAAGTGAAATGCCCCGAAGAAAACATGGGCGACATCATGGGCGATATTTCCACTCGCCGCGGTAAAATTTTGGGAATGGAATCGGCAGGACGGCTTCAAGTTGTGAAGGCGCTGATTCCGTTGGCTGAATTGCACGATTATTCGACGGCGCTGCGTTCCATGACCCAGGGACGCGCCAAGTATTCGCGCGAGTTTTCTCACTACGATCCGGTGCCGAAAGATGTCGAGGCAAAAGTGATCGCAGAATCTCAACAAGAAGAAGAATAA
- a CDS encoding HIT domain-containing protein, producing the protein MKKLWAPWRIEYIEMPKEDGSECIFCEKPAQQRDEENLILYRGKTCFIIFNRFPYNNGHLMIVPFKHTSDLNDLSAEEKLELMNLLIASQRALSELMSPQGFNIGMNLGLVAGAGVKDHLHFHIVPRWNGDTNFMPVLAETKVISEGLEQTYRKLKPVFERLVGKYK; encoded by the coding sequence ATGAAAAAGCTCTGGGCGCCGTGGCGCATTGAATATATTGAAATGCCAAAAGAAGACGGCAGCGAGTGCATTTTTTGTGAGAAACCAGCGCAACAGCGCGATGAGGAAAATTTGATCCTTTACCGAGGGAAGACCTGCTTCATAATTTTTAATCGGTTTCCCTACAATAACGGCCATCTGATGATCGTGCCGTTCAAACACACCAGCGATCTGAACGATTTGTCAGCGGAAGAAAAATTGGAATTGATGAATTTGCTGATCGCGAGTCAGCGCGCGCTGTCCGAACTCATGTCGCCGCAGGGGTTCAATATCGGGATGAATCTGGGTCTCGTCGCCGGCGCCGGCGTGAAAGACCATCTCCATTTTCACATCGTTCCGCGCTGGAACGGCGACACAAATTTCATGCCTGTGCTCGCTGAAACCAAGGTGATTTCCGAAGGGCTGGAACAGACATATCGCAAGCTGAAGCCCGTTTTTGAGCGGCTCGTCGGAAAATACAAATAA
- a CDS encoding T9SS type A sorting domain-containing protein, with the protein MKKTIFIITLAISLLTVFVLNSQVMAQKPHNRGGQENMFAGDRGGFWSQLTDEQKEQVQARIQELRQQGATREEIHEAVKAMLNEFGIQVPENPPQRRQGPGLRGNSPYLFELNEEQMAELRQLVQDLRQQGATRQEIREAANALVQSWGVDVPEKPGKGFRRGHKPGMGFFADLTSEQRQELRETVSGLHQKNASREEIITAVKDLLSGWGVEVPENFDERFMAGPPERGRFWKDLTDDQKQALRTEIRDMLANGAEFEAIHDAVMQQIQQWGYDVPERPDKKGFRGQKLAGKLTDEQKEQLRAKIIALLDANAEPGEIFLAVGDMLHNWGIEPPHPGFHGRRPFGPGVMSQLTEEQRQAIHDRVEELREQGATRQEIHETVRQMLEEFGVNLPEMPGNQRPGKAGDKTGYRSESDLKVTNYPNPFNPETQISYTLSNAEHVSLKIYNMQGQLIRTLIDETQSAGSHSVKWDGTNDAGEKVVSGVYLYKLQAGTDSFSRKMMLMK; encoded by the coding sequence ATGAAGAAGACGATTTTTATCATTACATTGGCGATCAGTTTACTAACAGTTTTTGTGCTCAATAGTCAGGTGATGGCGCAAAAGCCGCACAATCGAGGCGGGCAAGAAAACATGTTTGCCGGCGACCGCGGCGGATTCTGGAGCCAACTCACTGATGAGCAAAAAGAGCAAGTGCAGGCAAGGATTCAGGAATTGCGTCAGCAAGGCGCGACTCGGGAGGAAATTCATGAAGCCGTAAAAGCAATGTTGAACGAGTTCGGGATTCAGGTTCCTGAAAACCCGCCGCAGAGACGTCAGGGTCCTGGGCTTCGTGGGAACAGCCCGTATCTTTTTGAATTGAATGAAGAGCAAATGGCTGAATTGAGACAACTGGTGCAGGATTTGCGTCAGCAGGGAGCGACGCGACAGGAGATCAGAGAAGCAGCAAATGCACTTGTGCAGAGCTGGGGAGTCGATGTTCCGGAAAAACCGGGAAAAGGTTTTCGGCGAGGTCACAAGCCCGGCATGGGATTTTTCGCCGATTTGACATCGGAACAACGACAGGAATTGCGTGAAACAGTCAGTGGACTGCACCAGAAAAATGCCTCTCGTGAAGAAATTATCACTGCTGTCAAAGATTTACTCAGTGGCTGGGGAGTTGAAGTCCCGGAAAATTTTGACGAAAGATTTATGGCAGGCCCGCCTGAACGAGGACGCTTTTGGAAAGATTTGACGGATGATCAGAAACAAGCGCTGCGGACGGAAATTCGTGACATGCTTGCCAATGGCGCCGAGTTCGAAGCCATTCACGATGCGGTAATGCAGCAAATTCAGCAGTGGGGTTACGATGTCCCGGAACGTCCTGACAAAAAAGGATTTCGCGGGCAAAAACTCGCCGGGAAATTGACGGATGAACAGAAAGAGCAATTGCGGGCGAAAATCATCGCGCTTCTGGACGCCAATGCTGAACCCGGAGAAATTTTTCTGGCTGTGGGCGACATGCTGCACAATTGGGGGATTGAACCGCCCCATCCCGGATTTCACGGACGACGTCCTTTTGGACCGGGAGTAATGAGTCAACTCACTGAGGAACAGCGCCAGGCGATTCACGACCGGGTTGAAGAGTTGCGCGAGCAAGGAGCAACGCGGCAGGAAATTCACGAAACGGTGCGCCAGATGTTAGAAGAATTTGGCGTGAACTTGCCGGAAATGCCCGGAAATCAGCGTCCGGGAAAAGCTGGCGACAAAACCGGCTACCGCAGTGAAAGCGATCTGAAAGTCACGAACTATCCCAATCCGTTCAATCCGGAAACTCAAATATCCTACACTTTGAGCAATGCCGAACACGTCTCGCTGAAAATTTACAACATGCAAGGTCAACTCATTCGCACGCTGATTGATGAAACGCAGTCGGCAGGCTCCCATTCGGTGAAATGGGACGGAACCAACGACGCTGGCGAAAAAGTTGTCTCCGGCGTGTACTTGTACAAATTGCAAGCGGGAACTGATAGTTTCAGCCGGAAAATGATGCTGATGAAATGA